In Nitrospira sp., a single genomic region encodes these proteins:
- a CDS encoding alginate export family protein, producing the protein MRSILGRTGWAGVATFFSAAVMAAGISLVSVPAQAGFELPEGERITNLPAIPRAMPQKEAYEIYDPAIGRNFDIKNFWMRADVRVRPEMRNAVCFGNAMPGNPGNGACNSFGGNFANGTQGKANDFFVQQWVRLGIGYDLSPDVNFYMEIIDSATWGGNGSNLNAGNGGDPLNHNGGVAGGGGNNGRLGVRAAYMLVRNLGGVQGLSIKAGRQYVIFGNHSLFGHFDWANTGYSHDGVMLSYSTKTFDSYLGWFRNSESDIGQAAPVGSGQNNIANPGGSTLNNGSANIDADMIIFYNQLKSIPGFLIEPFYVYYKNNYNSLDNGGQGLGTAKHSNQTRHMIGNRIEMRKGNFDAINEVAWQFGQMGASGANAIQNGYGNQKNLHINAWATRNWIGYTHYQHAWKPRVAFNFDYASGDGRSNCTLAGSNTNCSTANTFENFFPTNHIHMGYMDVQAWKNMLSPSANVQFRPSTRDHVEVWYTNLNLANARDNWYRGAQGVYVFSKNGNTKTHIGDELDVSWTRMFADGKVSFQATYGHLWAGGYIAENLGNSTGQDWAYVQLWMNF; encoded by the coding sequence ATGAGAAGTATCCTAGGTCGGACAGGGTGGGCCGGCGTGGCCACCTTCTTCAGCGCGGCCGTCATGGCAGCAGGCATCTCTCTCGTGAGTGTCCCAGCCCAGGCTGGTTTCGAACTACCGGAAGGTGAACGGATTACGAACCTCCCCGCCATCCCTCGTGCCATGCCGCAAAAGGAAGCTTACGAAATCTACGACCCAGCCATCGGCCGAAACTTCGATATCAAGAATTTCTGGATGCGCGCCGACGTGCGCGTCCGACCGGAAATGCGGAACGCCGTCTGCTTCGGCAATGCCATGCCGGGCAATCCGGGCAACGGTGCCTGTAACTCGTTCGGCGGAAATTTCGCCAACGGCACCCAGGGAAAAGCCAACGACTTCTTCGTGCAACAGTGGGTGCGGCTGGGTATCGGTTATGATCTGTCTCCGGACGTGAATTTCTATATGGAAATCATCGATTCCGCGACCTGGGGCGGTAATGGAAGCAATCTGAATGCCGGGAATGGTGGCGATCCCTTGAATCACAACGGCGGAGTCGCGGGTGGTGGTGGGAACAACGGCCGCCTCGGCGTCCGTGCCGCCTACATGTTGGTCAGGAATCTCGGTGGCGTGCAGGGTCTGAGCATCAAGGCCGGTCGGCAATATGTCATCTTCGGCAACCATTCGCTGTTCGGGCACTTCGACTGGGCCAACACTGGCTACTCCCATGACGGTGTCATGCTGAGCTACAGTACCAAGACCTTCGATTCCTACCTCGGGTGGTTCCGCAATTCGGAGTCTGACATTGGACAGGCTGCTCCTGTAGGTAGTGGACAGAACAATATTGCTAATCCCGGTGGGAGTACGCTCAACAACGGCAGCGCCAATATCGATGCCGATATGATCATCTTCTATAACCAGTTGAAGTCGATTCCGGGGTTCCTGATCGAGCCGTTTTACGTGTACTACAAGAACAACTACAACTCGCTGGATAACGGGGGACAGGGTCTCGGTACGGCCAAGCATTCAAACCAAACCCGTCATATGATCGGCAACCGGATCGAAATGCGGAAGGGCAACTTCGACGCCATCAACGAAGTCGCCTGGCAGTTCGGTCAAATGGGTGCCAGTGGAGCCAACGCGATTCAGAACGGGTATGGGAACCAGAAGAATCTTCATATCAATGCCTGGGCGACCAGAAACTGGATCGGCTACACACATTATCAACATGCCTGGAAGCCCCGTGTGGCCTTCAACTTTGACTACGCTTCCGGCGATGGCAGGTCCAATTGTACTCTCGCGGGAAGCAATACAAACTGCAGCACGGCAAATACGTTTGAAAACTTCTTCCCCACAAACCACATCCACATGGGCTACATGGACGTCCAGGCCTGGAAAAACATGCTCAGCCCGTCGGCCAACGTTCAGTTCCGGCCGTCGACTCGGGACCACGTGGAAGTGTGGTACACCAACCTGAACCTGGCAAATGCGCGTGACAACTGGTATCGTGGTGCACAGGGCGTGTACGTCTTCTCCAAGAACGGCAATACTAAGACGCATATCGGCGATGAATTGGACGTCAGCTGGACCAGGATGTTTGCCGACGGCAAGGTGTCGTTTCAAGCGACCTACGGACACCTCTGGGCCGGCGGCTACATCGCCGAGAACCTCGGAAACAGCACAGGCCAGGACTGGGCATATGTCCAACTCTGGATGAATTTCTAG
- a CDS encoding EVE domain-containing protein encodes MTTSRRYWLVKSEPSVFSIRDLARSPKRRTSWEGVRNYQARNYMRQMALGDRVLFYHSNADPPCVAGIGAVVRTAYPDDTQFDKASHHYDPGSSTANPRWDMVDIGYRREFPVALSLDRLRGEPDLQRMELLRRGSRLSVQPVTPSEWNCILRLAGIRAGK; translated from the coding sequence ATGACAACATCACGAAGATACTGGCTGGTCAAGTCGGAACCGAGCGTGTTTTCCATTCGGGATTTGGCCCGGTCTCCCAAACGGCGCACGAGTTGGGAGGGGGTGCGCAACTATCAGGCTCGAAACTATATGCGGCAGATGGCCCTCGGCGACAGGGTGCTGTTTTACCACAGCAATGCCGATCCTCCCTGCGTTGCCGGCATCGGGGCAGTAGTCCGCACTGCCTACCCCGATGATACACAGTTCGACAAGGCCAGTCATCACTACGATCCGGGCAGCTCAACGGCCAATCCCCGATGGGACATGGTCGATATTGGCTATCGGCGGGAGTTCCCCGTGGCTCTCTCCCTGGATCGATTGAGAGGAGAGCCGGATCTTCAACGGATGGAATTGTTGAGGAGAGGGTCACGACTATCCGTTCAGCCGGTGACACCGTCTGAATGGAATTGCATCCTGCGATTAGCGGGGATCAGAGCAGGAAAATAG
- a CDS encoding ImmA/IrrE family metallo-endopeptidase: MRIPSRVVLPFGYRISVRQLSDSEMDRRDPNADGIWDDESKVIYLRKRLPVTRRRYILAHELGHAWLDWQHRHLDNGKAKS; the protein is encoded by the coding sequence ATGCGCATCCCTTCACGAGTGGTCCTTCCGTTCGGCTATCGAATCTCGGTGCGTCAACTGTCCGACTCCGAAATGGACCGGCGGGACCCCAATGCCGACGGTATCTGGGATGACGAGTCGAAAGTGATCTACTTGCGTAAACGCCTGCCGGTCACCAGACGACGATACATCCTGGCACATGAGCTGGGCCATGCCTGGCTGGACTGGCAACACCGCCATCTCGATAATGGAAAGGCCAAAAGTTGA
- a CDS encoding YkgJ family cysteine cluster protein, which produces MTERFEVTLNTPAGRLTTALDVPTEFIPITAVVPIARRLGEEAGHLEEHHARERGRTISCRMGCAACCRMLVPVSPPEAFALRHYVEQLPAARQTLVAKRIAESQATLQTHELWERLWAVAEADSAVPDEELDPLNRAYYALRHACPFLENEMCSIYEARPAACRELQVTSPAEYCADLVNNPVVALPVSMRIGTVLGLLWGSLTRTPPRLIPLPIALGWAAKHEEAAGRTWPGSQLIDELLDKIWRFLSQEFEARKSKS; this is translated from the coding sequence ATGACGGAGCGATTTGAGGTCACGTTGAACACCCCTGCCGGTCGCTTGACGACGGCACTCGACGTTCCGACGGAATTCATCCCGATTACTGCCGTCGTGCCGATCGCCCGTCGATTAGGCGAAGAGGCCGGGCATCTTGAGGAACATCACGCGCGAGAAAGGGGGCGGACGATCTCCTGTCGAATGGGCTGTGCCGCCTGTTGCCGCATGCTCGTGCCGGTCTCCCCTCCGGAGGCATTCGCCCTCAGACACTACGTCGAACAGCTTCCCGCAGCACGGCAGACCTTGGTGGCCAAGCGCATCGCCGAGAGTCAGGCGACGTTGCAAACTCATGAGCTGTGGGAGCGCTTGTGGGCGGTCGCTGAGGCCGACAGTGCCGTGCCTGATGAGGAATTGGACCCGCTCAACCGGGCCTATTACGCGCTGCGCCACGCCTGTCCCTTCCTCGAAAATGAGATGTGCAGCATTTACGAGGCCCGCCCCGCAGCCTGCCGGGAGCTTCAAGTCACGTCCCCGGCGGAATACTGCGCGGACCTCGTCAACAACCCGGTGGTTGCACTACCTGTTTCGATGAGGATCGGAACTGTACTGGGCCTATTGTGGGGGAGCTTGACCAGGACCCCTCCCAGGCTCATTCCTCTACCAATCGCGCTCGGCTGGGCCGCCAAGCATGAGGAAGCCGCCGGGCGAACCTGGCCCGGATCACAGCTGATCGATGAATTGCTCGATAAAATATGGCGTTTTCTCAGTCAGGAATTTGAAGCAAGAAAGTCCAAGTCGTGA
- a CDS encoding cytochrome c, which translates to MAHFIVVRSRFGLSAMVVLGLLLGLGWRTPALGTDEAVLKPRVPPDQIEETRNLKSPFEATDENVEKGKALFHGKAFCVTCHGRDGKGFGDIPGLAGKLPRNFTDRLWQAARTDGELFWILKHGSPGTDMASFVPLVLTEEEAWYVLVYVRSFGR; encoded by the coding sequence ATGGCTCATTTCATTGTCGTTCGCTCGAGGTTTGGACTGAGCGCCATGGTGGTCCTTGGTCTCCTACTGGGACTGGGATGGAGGACTCCTGCCCTCGGCACGGACGAGGCGGTCCTGAAACCACGAGTGCCACCCGATCAGATCGAGGAGACTCGAAACTTGAAGAGTCCCTTCGAGGCCACCGACGAGAACGTCGAAAAGGGAAAGGCGTTGTTCCACGGAAAGGCCTTCTGCGTCACCTGTCATGGCCGCGACGGCAAGGGTTTTGGCGATATCCCTGGGCTCGCGGGAAAGCTGCCGCGCAACTTCACCGACAGACTGTGGCAGGCCGCCAGAACGGACGGCGAGCTGTTCTGGATCCTCAAACACGGCAGTCCGGGGACCGACATGGCCTCGTTCGTGCCGCTGGTGCTCACCGAGGAAGAGGCCTGGTATGTGCTGGTGTACGTCCGCTCGTTCGGCCGGTGA
- a CDS encoding PilZ domain-containing protein, translated as MTQFIARKDHRFRRLVPVRYLGVWMAGEGLIEDLSLSGSHINGNASVSLGMPLALQIFVPGDPNLLRVQRAIVKWVKGSNFGVEFDEPEPKVADRIGMTISRLAQTEHGAFRNR; from the coding sequence ATGACTCAATTTATTGCCCGGAAAGATCATCGGTTCAGGCGATTGGTGCCGGTGCGGTACCTCGGGGTTTGGATGGCCGGTGAAGGACTCATTGAAGATCTGTCACTGAGCGGGAGCCACATTAACGGCAATGCATCCGTCTCTCTTGGGATGCCGCTCGCATTGCAAATCTTTGTGCCAGGCGACCCCAATCTCTTGCGTGTTCAGCGCGCGATCGTGAAATGGGTCAAAGGGTCCAACTTCGGAGTGGAGTTCGATGAACCTGAGCCCAAAGTCGCCGACCGCATCGGCATGACCATCTCGAGGCTGGCGCAGACAGAGCATGGTGCATTCCGGAATCGATAG
- a CDS encoding twin-arginine translocase TatA/TatE family subunit produces MFGLGAGEILIILVIAFLLFGPKQLPEVGRQVGKAVKGFKETAEDLRKSVEPELNMIQQEVKMVEQDFQASMKEAEEEINAATTPVEKPAGSPGTGTQA; encoded by the coding sequence ATGTTCGGGCTGGGTGCCGGCGAAATACTGATTATTCTGGTCATCGCCTTCTTATTGTTCGGCCCTAAACAGTTGCCCGAAGTCGGTCGACAGGTCGGCAAGGCGGTCAAAGGTTTCAAGGAAACGGCGGAAGACCTCAGAAAATCGGTTGAGCCGGAACTCAACATGATTCAGCAGGAGGTCAAGATGGTTGAACAGGATTTCCAGGCCTCGATGAAGGAGGCTGAAGAGGAAATCAATGCGGCCACGACGCCGGTCGAAAAGCCAGCCGGAAGCCCGGGAACCGGTACTCAGGCTTGA
- a CDS encoding ATP-binding protein: protein MAKTLSTTEITAILESGSFDGLKGVVEDAHFECKAEPYRLEEEHQKLELAKDVSALANGHGGLILIGVQTQPDPTRSTDVVQDIRLLSDTRINISQYLAVIGAWIYPPIRDLQIRWFESSAKLKFGLVGIIVGDQDQTWRPYLLTRSIEQSGKVSTTLFGYAERGTGRSVPMSVQQIHTLLRDGYRVGTGALLPIQQAEDETAAGRVAQSLSERTEAAIKAVELSDWPVFILAAAPQQISIELPSLFSARNSDTVKLLEDPPQLRPSGFGPDAGINSRIVEGKCRRTIIPKYKLLEAWSDGTVIMIATGGADFLSWGNKAKDKLRINQLVLIECTYLFARLVKEILQKAVPTPTSTLFRLGIARMAFDKKPILFPGPLMTFPHGEQTAPGSEFVTEIRASLAENPSYTSFKLVSPVYHWFSFENDKIPYTSVDQSGQRFIDPDLIIEKNTRPI from the coding sequence ATGGCAAAGACACTCAGCACAACGGAAATCACTGCAATTCTGGAATCGGGTAGTTTTGATGGCCTCAAAGGCGTAGTCGAGGATGCTCATTTTGAGTGTAAGGCTGAACCTTACAGGCTAGAGGAAGAACACCAAAAACTAGAACTCGCAAAAGATGTTTCAGCCCTCGCAAATGGTCACGGAGGTCTCATTCTGATTGGCGTCCAGACACAACCAGACCCCACTCGATCAACGGACGTAGTTCAAGATATCCGACTGTTATCTGATACCCGAATCAATATTTCGCAGTATCTGGCCGTTATAGGAGCATGGATATATCCTCCCATTCGGGATCTGCAAATCAGGTGGTTTGAATCATCAGCAAAGCTCAAATTTGGGCTTGTGGGGATTATTGTAGGCGATCAAGATCAAACCTGGCGTCCCTACCTTTTAACCAGGAGCATTGAGCAAAGCGGCAAGGTTTCCACGACTCTCTTTGGTTATGCAGAAAGAGGAACGGGAAGGTCTGTGCCGATGTCTGTTCAGCAAATCCACACTCTTCTTCGTGACGGATACCGAGTCGGAACTGGAGCATTGCTGCCCATCCAACAAGCGGAAGACGAAACAGCGGCAGGACGAGTGGCCCAAAGTCTCAGTGAGCGGACGGAGGCAGCAATTAAGGCTGTTGAACTATCGGATTGGCCTGTTTTCATCCTTGCCGCTGCACCTCAACAGATAAGCATAGAACTTCCCTCACTTTTCTCTGCCCGAAATTCCGACACTGTAAAACTCTTAGAAGACCCGCCCCAATTGCGCCCTAGCGGTTTTGGCCCTGACGCTGGCATTAACTCTCGAATAGTAGAAGGGAAATGCCGCCGCACCATCATCCCGAAATATAAGCTGTTGGAAGCATGGAGTGATGGTACGGTGATAATGATAGCCACGGGTGGGGCGGATTTCCTGTCTTGGGGCAATAAGGCGAAGGACAAACTGAGGATCAATCAACTAGTGCTGATTGAGTGCACATATCTTTTCGCGAGGTTGGTGAAAGAGATTCTTCAGAAAGCAGTCCCAACACCAACCTCCACATTGTTTCGCCTCGGCATTGCTCGCATGGCCTTCGACAAGAAGCCTATACTTTTTCCCGGGCCTCTCATGACCTTCCCTCATGGGGAGCAGACCGCACCTGGATCAGAGTTCGTCACCGAGATTCGTGCATCACTCGCAGAGAATCCAAGTTACACTTCATTTAAGTTGGTCTCCCCCGTTTATCATTGGTTTAGTTTCGAGAACGACAAAATTCCATATACGAGCGTTGACCAAAGTGGACAGCGATTCATTGATCCCGATCTAATTATTGAAAAAAACACGAGACCAATCTAA
- a CDS encoding endonuclease NucS, protein MKSFYRVMLGQGSAYAQECFIGNFIGTDFGITQDLREKLPDEWRAFNREFIPIYLAAHPGKTKISAGLACGALWTVSKGIKRDDIVLCPDGTGKYRVGEVTGDYYYEPDKVLFHRRPVSWFNVVIDRASMSEALQRSTGSIGTVSNVSQHHEEIERLLGGASSPKLISTDPSVEDPSSFALEEHLEDFLVKNWAYTELGKDYDIYEEEGVKAQQYQTDTGPLDILAISKDKKRLLVLELKKGRASDAVVGQTLRYMSFVQEELAEDGQLVLGVIIAHIDDQRIRRALSMIRNVAFYRYQVSFKLVKV, encoded by the coding sequence GTGAAAAGTTTTTATCGTGTCATGCTGGGACAAGGTAGCGCCTATGCTCAGGAATGCTTCATTGGAAACTTTATTGGTACTGATTTCGGCATTACACAAGACCTCCGCGAGAAGCTCCCTGACGAATGGCGTGCATTTAATAGGGAGTTCATTCCTATTTATCTAGCCGCTCATCCAGGCAAGACCAAGATTAGTGCAGGCCTTGCTTGTGGTGCATTGTGGACCGTCTCTAAAGGCATCAAACGAGATGACATTGTGCTATGCCCTGATGGAACAGGCAAGTATCGGGTCGGAGAAGTGACAGGCGATTACTATTATGAGCCTGATAAGGTCCTATTTCACCGGCGTCCCGTCTCATGGTTTAACGTAGTCATAGATCGCGCTTCCATGAGCGAGGCACTGCAGCGTTCCACTGGTTCAATCGGTACGGTAAGTAATGTTTCACAGCATCATGAGGAAATAGAAAGGTTGCTTGGCGGCGCATCCTCACCGAAACTTATTTCGACTGATCCCTCAGTAGAAGACCCTTCTTCCTTCGCTTTGGAGGAACACCTTGAGGACTTTCTGGTTAAGAACTGGGCGTATACCGAACTTGGAAAGGACTACGATATCTACGAAGAAGAAGGGGTGAAAGCACAACAGTATCAAACGGACACCGGCCCACTCGACATTCTTGCCATAAGCAAAGACAAGAAACGACTATTGGTACTAGAGCTAAAGAAAGGCCGCGCCAGTGACGCCGTGGTAGGTCAGACCCTTCGCTACATGAGTTTCGTGCAAGAGGAGTTAGCCGAGGACGGTCAGTTAGTGCTGGGAGTAATCATAGCCCACATTGATGATCAACGAATCCGTCGTGCTTTGTCCATGATCCGTAATGTTGCCTTTTATCGCTACCAGGTGAGCTTCAAATTGGTCAAAGTGTAA
- a CDS encoding DUF1264 domain-containing protein, whose protein sequence is MKQRLLTVLAMAAIGSTWPLLTEAVGGEPKSPADGYEIHVIAPHVMANGEPGGPYHHYCKPVSDGKVFQCLLFESTDPKAKLVGIEYFVAKDLTRKLPAIQWHRYFHDHRVEIATGRVKVLDMPDDQAAKVAEAAMETDGVIYHLWQPSLEFPDGTVSFPQSVGHKFPGHSDK, encoded by the coding sequence ATGAAACAACGACTGCTCACTGTTCTCGCGATGGCTGCGATCGGATCGACTTGGCCGCTTCTGACAGAAGCTGTAGGCGGCGAGCCGAAGTCACCGGCCGATGGCTATGAGATTCATGTCATAGCTCCTCATGTGATGGCCAACGGGGAGCCCGGGGGCCCATACCACCACTACTGTAAACCGGTCTCAGACGGTAAGGTCTTCCAATGTTTGCTATTTGAGTCGACGGACCCCAAGGCCAAGTTGGTCGGCATTGAGTATTTCGTTGCGAAGGATCTGACGAGGAAGCTTCCCGCCATTCAGTGGCATCGCTATTTCCACGACCATCGGGTCGAAATTGCGACGGGGCGGGTCAAGGTATTGGACATGCCGGATGATCAAGCGGCAAAGGTGGCGGAGGCTGCGATGGAGACGGACGGCGTCATCTATCATCTGTGGCAGCCGAGCCTGGAATTCCCTGACGGGACTGTATCCTTCCCGCAATCGGTGGGCCACAAGTTTCCAGGCCATTCTGACAAGTAA
- the thrH gene encoding bifunctional phosphoserine phosphatase/homoserine phosphotransferase ThrH, translating into MEKPVIACLDLEGVLVPEIWINVALNTGIEELKITTREMPDYDTLMKRRLAILEQHGITIAEIQSVIEKMGPLEGASTFVGWLRQRCQVIILSDTFYQFALPLMRQLDFPTLFCNQLEIDRHGKILAHHMRMPNQKKHSVAAFKSLNFFTIAAGDAYNDTAMLGEADAGFFFRPPDHLPKEFPEFAVTRTYEELQAEFSKAGHLPS; encoded by the coding sequence ATGGAGAAACCCGTCATCGCCTGCCTCGACCTAGAGGGCGTCCTGGTACCGGAAATTTGGATCAACGTGGCGCTCAACACCGGCATTGAGGAATTGAAGATCACCACTCGTGAGATGCCCGATTACGACACACTGATGAAACGCCGGCTGGCGATTCTCGAGCAACACGGTATCACCATCGCCGAGATTCAGTCGGTGATTGAAAAGATGGGTCCGCTCGAAGGGGCGTCCACTTTTGTCGGTTGGCTGCGACAGCGCTGCCAGGTCATCATCCTCTCAGACACGTTCTATCAGTTCGCCCTGCCGCTTATGCGGCAGCTGGACTTTCCAACTCTCTTTTGCAATCAGCTGGAGATCGATCGCCACGGGAAGATTCTCGCCCACCACATGCGGATGCCGAACCAAAAAAAGCATTCGGTTGCGGCTTTCAAGTCATTGAATTTCTTCACCATAGCAGCAGGAGATGCCTACAACGACACCGCCATGCTCGGCGAAGCCGATGCAGGCTTCTTCTTCCGCCCGCCCGATCACCTCCCCAAGGAGTTCCCTGAGTTCGCGGTCACAAGGACGTACGAAGAGCTGCAGGCGGAATTTAGCAAGGCGGGGCATCTGCCCTCATAA
- the arsS gene encoding arsenosugar biosynthesis radical SAM protein ArsS (Some members of this family are selenoproteins.): protein MGLTLLKRNNPLSSSAEQLKRLAETASCPPFDARLGQVKLFPLQATGITVFQINVGKLCNQTCRHCHVDAGPDRPEHMTRETAEQCIRVLAGTDIPTVDITGGAPELSQNFRWLVEQARHLGRHVIDRCNLTVLLVPSQSDLAEFLARHQVEVIASLPYFRARQTDAQRGEGVFERSLEGLRRLNRLGYGKTGSGLQLNLVYNPVGAFLPPKQEAIEAQFRKELRARHGVEFNRLYTLTNMPISRFLEYLLESGNYEGYMERLANAFNPAAVSGVMCRYTISVGWDGVLYDCDFNQMLDLPLREGPAHILHFDLARLRHREIATRNHCYGCTAGAGSSCGGAVT from the coding sequence ATGGGTCTCACGTTATTGAAGCGCAACAATCCCCTCTCGTCCTCCGCCGAGCAGCTAAAGCGCTTGGCGGAGACAGCCTCCTGCCCTCCATTCGATGCAAGGCTCGGGCAGGTCAAGCTGTTCCCCCTTCAGGCGACGGGAATCACCGTGTTCCAAATCAATGTAGGAAAACTCTGCAATCAGACCTGCAGACATTGCCATGTAGATGCCGGTCCAGACCGCCCGGAACACATGACGAGAGAGACGGCGGAGCAATGCATCCGGGTACTGGCCGGCACGGATATTCCGACCGTCGACATTACGGGCGGGGCTCCGGAGCTGAGTCAGAATTTCCGCTGGCTCGTGGAACAAGCCCGGCATCTTGGTCGCCATGTCATCGATCGATGTAACTTGACCGTCCTCCTCGTTCCTTCCCAATCGGACCTCGCGGAATTCCTCGCGCGCCATCAGGTCGAAGTCATCGCATCACTGCCGTATTTCCGCGCGAGACAGACCGATGCACAACGGGGAGAAGGCGTGTTTGAACGATCTCTCGAGGGATTGCGGCGGCTCAATCGGCTGGGATATGGGAAAACCGGCAGCGGCCTGCAGCTGAACTTGGTGTACAATCCGGTCGGCGCCTTTCTTCCTCCCAAACAAGAGGCCATCGAGGCGCAGTTTCGGAAAGAACTCCGCGCCCGGCACGGAGTGGAATTCAACCGTCTCTATACGCTCACGAACATGCCGATCAGCCGCTTCCTGGAATATCTCCTGGAGAGCGGCAACTACGAAGGATACATGGAACGGCTCGCCAACGCGTTCAATCCGGCGGCCGTCTCCGGGGTGATGTGCCGTTACACGATTTCGGTCGGGTGGGACGGCGTGCTGTACGACTGCGACTTCAACCAAATGCTGGATCTTCCGCTCAGGGAGGGCCCTGCTCACATCCTTCACTTTGACCTCGCGCGGCTGCGACACCGTGAAATCGCGACCCGCAATCACTGCTACGGCTGCACCGCCGGTGCCGGATCCTCTTGTGGCGGCGCCGTCACCTGA
- a CDS encoding radical SAM protein, which translates to MGFPPIGIMSLSAVLKQAGHECVMFDQANPETPNQAIIEQIGREQPDLVGLSFLSTTSYPYAKILARQIRAVNARVKLAFGGVFASLNAPLVKLQCPEVDFVCRGDGEQLILDLLARLSDPEEVAGLTWMKDGKVRQNPGRPTERRLDQWPFPDRESLMLDFIESMPLDVPAVLSMDRFTTMQTSRGCPWPCVFCDIPIFNEGKWRARSAQHVVAELKHLQELGYGSVYFVDDHFLLQPKRIEAICSGITHEGLTIQWGIEGRVDSVAQHLFPAMAKAHCRTVMFGIESGSQKILDRLHKEQTLEEVRTAVANAKRAGIEIVHGFFTVGNPDETTDDMKATFDFASELPLDTFGFNRLCVYRGTPLWQEYVKRGLVTEATDWYKYFKCSEIDPTCLPGQTINRIRQEGLKRLFLYKLTRYPVQTFKLLRRFLRYMPVRDVLYLIIKPFLGQNKGATKAEVLSRAVEHAELKDAAAQLTHLTDEMLHRVLDVSRAERLRIQEEAENPRELPVIPARS; encoded by the coding sequence ATGGGGTTTCCACCCATCGGCATCATGTCGCTGTCAGCGGTCTTGAAGCAGGCAGGACACGAGTGCGTCATGTTCGACCAGGCCAATCCGGAAACGCCCAATCAGGCCATCATCGAGCAGATTGGTCGGGAACAGCCGGATTTGGTCGGCCTGAGCTTTCTAAGTACCACTAGCTACCCCTATGCCAAGATTCTCGCCAGACAAATTCGTGCCGTGAATGCTCGGGTAAAATTGGCGTTTGGTGGGGTTTTTGCCAGCCTCAATGCGCCGCTCGTCAAGCTGCAATGTCCAGAAGTCGATTTCGTGTGTCGTGGCGATGGTGAGCAACTGATCTTGGACCTGCTGGCGCGATTGAGTGATCCTGAAGAGGTAGCCGGCCTGACGTGGATGAAAGACGGCAAGGTCCGCCAGAATCCCGGCCGTCCCACAGAACGGCGCCTCGATCAGTGGCCCTTTCCCGACCGGGAAAGCCTCATGCTGGATTTCATCGAATCGATGCCCCTTGACGTGCCGGCGGTACTGTCCATGGATCGCTTCACAACAATGCAAACATCCCGGGGGTGTCCGTGGCCCTGTGTCTTCTGCGACATACCCATTTTTAACGAAGGGAAATGGCGCGCCCGAAGCGCCCAGCATGTCGTGGCCGAACTGAAGCACCTTCAAGAACTCGGGTATGGCTCGGTCTACTTTGTCGACGACCACTTCTTGCTCCAACCTAAACGGATTGAAGCCATTTGCTCCGGTATTACGCATGAGGGGCTGACCATTCAGTGGGGCATTGAAGGACGGGTGGATTCGGTCGCCCAACATTTGTTCCCAGCCATGGCGAAGGCGCATTGTCGAACCGTCATGTTTGGGATTGAAAGCGGGAGTCAAAAAATCTTGGACCGGCTGCACAAAGAGCAGACCCTCGAAGAAGTGCGAACCGCGGTTGCCAATGCGAAGCGAGCCGGGATTGAAATTGTCCATGGCTTTTTCACGGTCGGCAATCCCGACGAAACAACCGACGACATGAAGGCGACATTCGACTTTGCGTCCGAATTGCCTCTTGATACGTTCGGCTTTAATCGACTGTGTGTCTATCGGGGGACGCCGCTATGGCAAGAGTATGTGAAGCGGGGTTTGGTCACCGAAGCGACGGACTGGTATAAATACTTCAAATGCTCCGAGATCGACCCGACCTGCCTGCCCGGACAAACAATAAACCGTATAAGACAAGAAGGCCTCAAGCGACTCTTTCTCTACAAACTCACCCGCTATCCGGTTCAGACATTCAAGTTGCTGCGTCGGTTTCTTCGCTATATGCCGGTCCGTGATGTACTCTATCTCATCATCAAACCCTTCCTCGGCCAGAACAAAGGCGCGACGAAGGCGGAGGTACTCTCGCGTGCCGTTGAGCACGCGGAACTCAAAGATGCGGCGGCACAGCTCACCCATCTTACCGATGAGATGCTGCACCGCGTGCTCGATGTATCGCGAGCAGAACGGCTGCGCATCCAGGAAGAAGCTGAGAACCCTCGCGAGCTTCCGGTGATTCCGGCGCGTTCATAG